In Saccharicrinis fermentans DSM 9555 = JCM 21142, a genomic segment contains:
- a CDS encoding ligand-binding sensor domain-containing protein: protein MIQKTFLLLIISFYSMVAIPAGNLLELSQKLTISDGLAHNGVTCILEDSKGYLWIGTYDGINVYNGYELITYKNTIYNQVLASNRVRSLAEDSKGNIWIGTDEGVSIYDYETERFSVVYSQKTADKNKNSPIVRKIVVSKDGAYIFCLTQYEGILVFDKQNQLITKCMPEGRYNDLIFFDGVELDSSNYIFTTTAGLFSFQLESFSFKFEIPHDNGISNASILLVGNNILATRNRGVSIVDWKKENGQYAFRLKTIKYENEQLNSISIDKLGNLWVGTNFKGVVRIKNANAFILGEPYEENRYSSERDNLITSSVRADISSGCWVTTFNRGVYRFDIEDNPFKSFDKDQGEMYNLYDNSVSHIAVWDQDRVFLSAPRGGFGLFNTKTGRLEPLPFEVPDGIGYFSSVFVDSRKDIWLKVTGGLGLCRIRYGDRKLSLVGEREYGIDKDIRPRTISEDQFGNIWMGGESGVYKISVGDNGSILNVEELNQHLFFQQTPIYLVRCIYVDPLHNYIWIGTDSDGLIRIDNQKSVPITELEIHRSLRDKNKEFSISSNFVSTIVRLPNDDLWIGTERGGICKVFDYDKDPKFIAFTEKDGLSNNVVKRIFYDHEYNLWVATNVGLNKFFVKDHHFRSFYESDGLPFEDFWYSFGKLNNGNVVLSGMKGICYFKPEDIIDDESLPRLEFSKLRVFNQVVAPGDTINNRVLLKKRLNSTSEIELKHNENVFSLEVNSLHFSSPDNHYIKYQLSPVNKEWIQVKSGQRVISYSGLQHGEYILRVMASNSLHEWTAPKELHIVVKPPIWQTMQAYVLYMFFIALIIFVVMYFVLKLQSLKHNLHIEHLEKDKQKEINVAKLRFFSNISHEIKTPLTLISGPINILAERFHANSDVSDKLKIVQRQSKKISRLVDQVHDFQRLEANLLKMDITQFCFDDFINELKTDFEFLARSEKKVFSVQGEDATIYVSADRDKLEKIFNNIINSTLTDLLL, encoded by the coding sequence ATGATACAAAAGACTTTTCTGCTTCTGATTATTTCCTTTTATAGCATGGTTGCTATACCAGCTGGTAACTTGTTGGAACTTTCGCAAAAGCTAACCATTTCTGATGGTTTGGCGCATAATGGTGTAACTTGCATACTTGAAGATTCGAAGGGATATTTATGGATTGGAACTTATGATGGAATTAATGTGTATAATGGTTATGAGTTAATTACCTATAAAAATACCATATATAACCAAGTGTTGGCGAGCAACCGAGTTCGTTCTTTAGCTGAGGATAGCAAGGGTAATATTTGGATTGGTACGGATGAGGGAGTTTCCATTTACGATTATGAAACAGAAAGATTTAGTGTTGTTTATTCGCAAAAGACAGCAGATAAAAATAAGAATAGTCCGATCGTTCGAAAGATAGTAGTAAGTAAAGATGGTGCGTATATATTTTGTCTGACTCAATACGAAGGTATCTTAGTATTTGACAAGCAGAATCAATTAATAACGAAATGTATGCCGGAAGGGAGATATAATGACCTGATCTTTTTTGATGGAGTAGAGTTGGATAGTTCCAATTATATTTTTACCACCACTGCTGGTCTCTTTAGTTTTCAATTAGAATCGTTTTCTTTCAAGTTTGAAATTCCACATGACAACGGTATTTCCAATGCGAGTATTTTATTGGTTGGAAATAACATATTGGCAACCAGAAATAGAGGTGTTTCTATTGTTGATTGGAAAAAGGAAAATGGACAATATGCTTTTCGTCTTAAAACAATAAAATATGAGAATGAACAGTTAAACAGTATCTCTATCGATAAATTGGGAAATCTTTGGGTAGGAACTAACTTTAAGGGTGTTGTTCGTATTAAAAATGCCAATGCCTTTATTTTAGGGGAACCATATGAAGAAAATAGATATAGTAGTGAAAGAGATAATCTTATAACCAGCTCGGTGCGTGCTGATATTTCCAGTGGTTGTTGGGTTACTACTTTTAATAGAGGGGTGTATCGTTTTGATATAGAGGATAATCCTTTTAAAAGTTTCGACAAAGATCAAGGTGAGATGTACAATCTTTACGATAACAGTGTATCGCATATTGCTGTCTGGGATCAGGATAGAGTGTTTTTAAGTGCACCACGAGGAGGTTTTGGTCTTTTTAATACAAAAACAGGCCGTTTGGAGCCATTACCTTTTGAAGTACCTGACGGGATTGGTTACTTTTCTTCAGTTTTTGTAGATAGCAGAAAAGATATATGGTTAAAAGTTACCGGAGGTCTTGGCTTGTGTAGGATTCGTTATGGAGATCGCAAATTAAGTTTAGTTGGAGAACGTGAATACGGAATTGACAAAGATATAAGGCCTCGAACCATCAGTGAAGATCAGTTTGGTAATATTTGGATGGGTGGAGAAAGTGGTGTTTACAAAATATCGGTGGGTGACAATGGCTCAATTCTTAATGTAGAGGAGTTGAACCAGCATCTTTTTTTTCAGCAAACTCCCATTTATTTGGTGCGCTGTATATATGTGGATCCTCTTCATAATTATATTTGGATAGGTACAGATTCGGACGGTCTGATTAGAATTGATAACCAGAAGAGTGTCCCTATTACAGAGCTGGAAATTCATCGTTCATTGCGTGATAAGAATAAAGAGTTTTCCATATCTAGTAACTTTGTAAGTACAATTGTTCGTTTACCGAATGATGATTTGTGGATAGGAACCGAAAGAGGAGGTATTTGTAAGGTTTTTGATTATGATAAAGATCCTAAGTTTATTGCCTTCACCGAAAAAGATGGCTTATCTAATAATGTGGTGAAACGTATCTTTTACGATCATGAATATAATCTCTGGGTTGCGACAAATGTAGGTCTGAATAAATTTTTTGTCAAAGATCATCATTTTAGGAGTTTTTATGAATCTGACGGACTCCCTTTTGAAGATTTTTGGTATTCCTTTGGGAAACTCAACAATGGAAACGTGGTGTTGTCTGGTATGAAGGGGATATGTTATTTTAAGCCAGAAGATATTATCGATGATGAGAGTTTGCCTCGACTTGAGTTTTCTAAACTTCGTGTATTTAACCAAGTAGTTGCACCTGGAGATACTATAAACAATAGAGTATTACTCAAAAAGCGGTTGAATAGTACATCAGAAATTGAACTTAAACATAATGAAAATGTATTTTCCTTGGAGGTAAATTCATTACATTTTTCATCACCTGATAATCATTATATCAAGTATCAACTTTCTCCTGTTAATAAGGAGTGGATACAGGTTAAGTCTGGGCAGAGAGTTATTTCGTATAGTGGTCTTCAACATGGAGAATACATACTGAGGGTGATGGCTTCCAACTCATTGCACGAGTGGACTGCCCCCAAAGAATTGCATATTGTTGTTAAACCACCCATTTGGCAAACGATGCAGGCTTATGTTTTATATATGTTTTTTATTGCATTGATTATTTTTGTTGTGATGTACTTTGTGTTAAAGCTGCAATCGTTGAAACATAATTTGCATATCGAGCACCTCGAAAAAGATAAGCAAAAGGAAATCAATGTTGCTAAACTTCGTTTTTTCTCTAATATCTCACATGAAATTAAAACCCCATTAACTTTAATATCTGGTCCCATAAACATTTTAGCGGAACGCTTTCATGCCAATAGTGATGTAAGTGATAAGCTTAAGATCGTGCAGCGACAATCTAAAAAGATAAGCCGTTTAGTAGATCAAGTGCATGATTTTCAGCGATTGGAAGCTAATTTGTTAAAAATGGACATCACCCAATTTTGTTTTGATGATTTTATTAATGAACTAAAAACTGATTTTGAATTCTTAGCCCGTTCAGAAAAGAAAGTGTTTAGTGTACAAGGGGAAGATGCCACGATTTATGTTTCGGCAGATAGAGACAAATTAGAAAAGATATTTAATAACATCATTAATTCTACTTTAACAGATTTATTGCTTTGA
- a CDS encoding IS701 family transposase, protein MYLSEFQHHFKNRTKSNFDKATQYVEGLALSDLKNIERITETLNADYHKMQHFITESNWDARAVIDQIANQVDQSLPNQKLKGLLIDESGWVKKGDKSIGVDHQYCGNVGKTANSQVAVFGCLCTDKYAALVDTRLYLPRSWCTNNARCETAGIPKEDRVFKTKPELATDIVKHQLEMGIEFDYVGGDGLYGNDLAFTRSVEDMGLVYMLDIHSDQKIHLEKPELHIPERKSNRGRPPKRPKASTPSVNANEYIETLTNKDWKKLDIRDSAKGKLKGLFHFKTVYIWDKVQNIVEKRLLVISKRKTKQGVEIKYSFTNAELAQYTHQALAYMQAQRFFIEHSFKEQKQIVGLDQFQTRKWLSWHHQVALNLMVGSFMLKEKLLNQDEVPLLSARDIMDFMVYKFYREMTDERMLEKLQQRHEKRQRDIDLCYSKQ, encoded by the coding sequence GTGTATTTATCTGAATTTCAGCACCATTTTAAAAATAGAACAAAATCCAACTTCGACAAAGCTACTCAATACGTCGAAGGTCTAGCTTTAAGCGATTTGAAAAACATCGAACGCATCACTGAGACATTAAACGCAGACTACCATAAGATGCAGCATTTTATCACCGAATCCAATTGGGATGCAAGAGCTGTCATCGACCAAATAGCAAATCAGGTAGACCAATCACTCCCAAACCAAAAATTAAAAGGATTACTCATAGACGAAAGCGGATGGGTGAAAAAAGGTGACAAAAGCATTGGTGTTGATCACCAGTATTGCGGGAACGTTGGGAAGACTGCAAACTCGCAGGTTGCAGTTTTTGGTTGCTTGTGCACGGACAAATATGCAGCGTTGGTCGACACGAGACTGTACCTTCCAAGGTCATGGTGTACTAACAACGCCAGGTGTGAAACTGCTGGCATCCCCAAAGAGGACAGGGTTTTCAAGACAAAACCGGAGCTGGCTACAGATATTGTGAAGCACCAACTGGAAATGGGTATCGAGTTCGATTACGTTGGGGGGGATGGACTTTATGGCAATGACCTTGCGTTTACCCGTTCGGTTGAGGATATGGGTTTGGTGTACATGCTTGACATTCATAGCGATCAAAAAATCCACCTTGAAAAACCAGAACTACATATTCCAGAGCGAAAGAGCAATCGTGGGCGCCCACCCAAAAGGCCGAAGGCAAGCACCCCATCGGTAAACGCTAACGAATATATAGAAACGCTTACAAACAAGGACTGGAAAAAGCTTGACATTCGTGATTCTGCCAAGGGAAAGCTGAAGGGATTGTTCCATTTTAAGACAGTTTACATTTGGGATAAGGTTCAGAACATTGTTGAGAAACGGTTGCTGGTCATTTCGAAAAGAAAGACAAAGCAGGGAGTAGAAATAAAATATTCGTTCACTAACGCAGAACTTGCTCAATACACGCATCAGGCGCTGGCATACATGCAGGCACAACGCTTTTTCATTGAGCATAGCTTCAAAGAGCAAAAACAGATAGTAGGCTTGGATCAGTTCCAAACCCGCAAATGGCTGTCATGGCATCACCAAGTAGCCCTCAACTTAATGGTGGGCAGCTTTATGCTGAAAGAAAAACTATTGAATCAAGACGAAGTCCCATTGTTGTCGGCAAGAGACATTATGGATTTTATGGTATACAAATTTTATCGTGAAATGACCGATGAACGGATGCTGGAAAAACTGCAGCAGCGACATGAAAAGCGACAGCGTGACATAGACCTCTGTTATTCAAAGCAATAA
- a CDS encoding hybrid sensor histidine kinase/response regulator transcription factor, whose amino-acid sequence MNNAFKYTKVNSSISINYKRIGKDLFVSFTDTGKGIDSEDLPHIFERFYQSKKKHSAYTGGSGIGLAFTKRLVEMHYGDIWVTSTLGQGSTFELRLPVVVEESCLSNEEHEEILKVEKEQEQKSLELQNIDVHHIKSNVDFSGASVYFVEDSTEMRNFVCGVLQAFFKVKSFVNGQECLDAMKEEWPDIVISDVLMPEMNGFDLCKNIKADIKTSHIPVILLTACTTIDDQIQGLQLGADAYIRKPFDVQHLITRTETLLKGRQQLRERYSIDLPLTQRKEDSSAKDNAFLEKLYQLMEQNLDNQELDLDLFAKELYLNRTHFFQKVKAITNQTPYELLKNYRIKKAAEFLGQEKVSVNEAFAMTGFKSRAHFNKLFKEKYQVTPGKYATEMKNKYTGNSSE is encoded by the coding sequence ATTAATAATGCTTTTAAATATACTAAAGTTAATAGTTCTATTTCTATAAACTATAAAAGAATAGGTAAAGACTTGTTTGTGAGCTTTACAGACACAGGTAAGGGCATAGACTCTGAGGATTTACCCCATATTTTTGAGCGTTTCTATCAATCAAAGAAAAAACACAGTGCTTATACGGGAGGTTCTGGTATTGGCTTAGCATTCACCAAACGATTGGTTGAGATGCATTATGGCGATATATGGGTCACGAGTACCTTGGGGCAGGGAAGTACATTTGAGCTTCGTTTACCTGTTGTTGTGGAAGAATCATGTTTAAGCAATGAAGAACATGAAGAGATTTTGAAGGTAGAGAAAGAACAGGAACAAAAATCATTGGAGCTTCAAAATATAGATGTTCACCATATTAAGTCCAATGTCGATTTTAGTGGGGCGTCGGTATATTTTGTCGAGGACAGTACTGAGATGCGAAACTTTGTGTGTGGCGTGTTGCAGGCATTTTTTAAGGTGAAATCTTTTGTTAATGGACAGGAGTGTTTGGATGCAATGAAGGAAGAGTGGCCTGATATTGTGATTAGTGACGTGCTGATGCCTGAAATGAACGGATTTGATTTATGCAAGAATATAAAAGCTGATATTAAAACCAGTCATATTCCTGTCATCTTATTGACAGCTTGTACCACTATTGATGATCAGATTCAAGGACTTCAGTTAGGTGCTGATGCTTATATCAGAAAGCCATTTGATGTACAACACTTGATTACGCGTACCGAAACATTGTTAAAAGGGCGTCAACAATTAAGGGAAAGATATAGTATTGACCTGCCATTAACACAGCGCAAAGAAGATAGCAGTGCTAAGGACAATGCATTTCTTGAAAAACTCTATCAATTAATGGAGCAAAATCTAGATAACCAGGAATTAGATCTGGATCTGTTTGCCAAAGAGTTGTATCTCAATCGAACACATTTCTTTCAAAAAGTAAAAGCTATTACTAATCAAACACCTTACGAACTGTTAAAAAATTATCGTATTAAAAAGGCTGCTGAGTTTCTAGGACAGGAAAAGGTATCTGTTAACGAAGCTTTTGCTATGACAGGTTTTAAAAGTCGTGCACATTTTAATAAGTTATTTAAAGAAAAGTACCAGGTGACGCCGGGCAAATATGCCACCGAGATGAAAAATAAGTACACTGGTAATTCCAGTGAATGA
- a CDS encoding right-handed parallel beta-helix repeat-containing protein, translating into MTKNGLAGIKTDKLLRMKNMKNVCIIVINIIWLSFVSLRAETVIRLQPSSEDMTSIVRKAIDSAVDKDIKIIFEKGTYYFKPDYASDKYCFITNHENGLKKVIFPIENFDSVDIQGNGASLIFHGRVLPFMFSNCKRIDMKNLSVDWETPFTFQGEVMAVNKEEGWRDIKPSTEGFSWELKNGRIFFPNIDGFHFSSLGSTLSFDPETGDVAHGAWDLSSRPSKVEMRPGGIIRFYEKLKHYPKVGMILNSKGPKGENRYAPAVHVLSSKNITLDSVIVHHALGMGFLMEKTENASLLNCGVYVAKDSKRVVSTIADATHFCNCKGKILVQDCRLESMLDDGTNVHGTYVVVDEVLDDYTLRYGLEHFQQLGFDFASRGDQMWFIHQPNPERGIINRVSEVNTINDKYTVLRFKDKLPKNLKKGDILENKTWNPTFVMRGCSIQHHRARNIVIKTPEKIVIENNTLSSMMSSILFRGESYYWFESGAVKDVLIRNNEFKYCAYSGSEHAVMYVTPRLGKNFDSNIIYDRNIRFENNKIETFDNRIVIADRVDGLMIKDNVIEKVKSHPQLHPNAPLFELINCKNIVITGNKYKGTYPIAFKADEKSSSSLTVKNNLGFGKD; encoded by the coding sequence TTGACTAAGAATGGATTAGCAGGAATAAAAACAGACAAATTATTAAGAATGAAGAATATGAAGAACGTATGCATTATAGTTATTAATATTATATGGCTAAGTTTTGTTTCCTTAAGAGCAGAAACAGTTATCAGGTTACAACCTTCGTCAGAGGATATGACTAGTATTGTCCGTAAAGCCATAGATAGTGCGGTAGATAAAGACATTAAAATCATATTTGAGAAAGGAACCTATTATTTTAAGCCAGATTATGCTAGTGATAAATATTGTTTTATCACGAATCATGAGAATGGTCTTAAGAAAGTTATTTTTCCCATTGAAAATTTTGACTCAGTGGATATTCAAGGGAATGGGGCTTCATTAATATTTCATGGAAGGGTATTGCCCTTTATGTTTAGTAATTGTAAAAGGATTGATATGAAAAACCTTTCTGTCGACTGGGAAACCCCTTTTACCTTTCAAGGTGAAGTAATGGCAGTAAATAAAGAGGAAGGATGGCGTGATATAAAACCCTCCACAGAAGGTTTTTCTTGGGAATTAAAAAATGGTCGTATTTTCTTTCCAAACATTGATGGATTTCATTTTTCGAGTCTTGGAAGTACACTTTCTTTTGATCCTGAAACCGGTGATGTTGCACATGGTGCTTGGGATTTGAGTAGCAGACCCAGTAAGGTAGAAATGCGTCCGGGTGGTATTATACGTTTCTATGAGAAATTAAAGCATTACCCTAAGGTTGGTATGATTCTTAATTCTAAAGGTCCCAAAGGCGAGAATCGCTATGCTCCTGCTGTTCATGTGCTTTCATCTAAGAATATAACCTTGGATAGTGTAATTGTTCACCATGCCTTGGGTATGGGTTTTTTAATGGAGAAAACAGAAAATGCAAGCTTATTGAATTGTGGGGTTTATGTGGCTAAAGATTCTAAGCGTGTTGTTTCTACCATTGCCGATGCTACTCATTTTTGTAATTGTAAAGGTAAGATACTGGTTCAAGACTGTCGTTTGGAAAGTATGCTCGATGATGGTACCAATGTGCATGGTACTTATGTGGTTGTTGATGAGGTGTTGGACGATTATACCTTACGTTATGGTTTAGAGCATTTTCAACAATTGGGCTTCGATTTTGCCAGTCGTGGCGATCAAATGTGGTTTATTCATCAACCAAATCCTGAACGTGGAATTATTAACCGAGTAAGTGAGGTGAATACCATTAATGACAAGTATACTGTATTAAGATTTAAGGATAAGTTGCCTAAGAACTTAAAGAAAGGTGATATACTTGAAAATAAAACATGGAATCCAACATTTGTGATGAGAGGATGTAGTATTCAGCATCATAGAGCACGTAATATTGTGATTAAAACACCTGAGAAAATTGTAATTGAGAACAATACTTTGTCGTCAATGATGTCTTCCATACTATTTAGAGGTGAGAGTTATTATTGGTTTGAATCGGGTGCTGTAAAAGATGTTTTAATACGTAATAATGAGTTTAAGTATTGTGCGTATAGTGGGTCGGAACATGCAGTAATGTATGTGACACCACGTTTAGGAAAGAATTTTGATTCGAATATTATTTACGATCGTAATATACGATTTGAGAATAATAAAATAGAAACCTTTGATAATCGTATTGTTATAGCTGACAGGGTGGATGGGTTAATGATTAAGGATAATGTTATTGAAAAGGTAAAATCTCATCCTCAACTACATCCTAATGCACCTCTATTTGAACTTATTAATTGTAAAAATATTGTCATTACAGGTAATAAGTACAAAGGTACATACCCTATTGCTTTTAAAGCTGATGAGAAGAGTAGTTCGAGTCTGACGGTGAAAAACAATTTGGGATTTGGTAAGGATTAA
- a CDS encoding sulfatase, which yields MKNILFSAMLSVCMIFSIAHSSKAQQRPNIVVLFVDDLGWADLGYRNSLFETPNIDQLSEDGLDFERAYIASPSCSPSRASILTGKEPVRIGMVRHIIEEDNKMAYLKEGYNMWRKDPVQMPSINHLPLEEITYAERLKEFGYYNMFIGKWHSGTDKYHPIHQGFDAQYGTSNYGHPKGYYQPFFGKGNPLSNIGDDQYLTDVLTDEAERFISSYHKNKPFMLNLWYYNVHGPHHGRKDLVDKYKAKGMDSKYAEYGAMVEAMDESVGRVRAALEKKGIADNTVILFTSDQGGYFTNYPLRGKKNGGYTLNEGGARVPFIMYYPGLTKPGTKCHIPIQTLDVYPTLVEIASGKDQKDKQINGVSLMPLLKGEALNKRALYFLRSYEDQYSAIIEGDWKLIKYHSGNVQLYNVKEDMGEVSNLVFVYPKKTKELKKKLDAWEVEAVPDFTNSLSN from the coding sequence ATGAAAAATATTCTATTTAGCGCAATGTTATCGGTTTGCATGATTTTTAGCATTGCCCACTCAAGCAAAGCTCAACAAAGACCTAATATTGTAGTGCTTTTTGTTGATGATTTAGGTTGGGCTGATTTAGGTTACCGCAACTCTTTATTTGAAACGCCTAATATTGATCAGTTATCAGAGGATGGACTGGACTTTGAAAGAGCATATATTGCATCTCCTTCGTGTAGTCCCAGTAGAGCATCCATCTTAACAGGTAAAGAACCTGTTAGAATTGGTATGGTTAGGCATATTATTGAGGAGGATAATAAAATGGCTTATTTGAAAGAAGGATATAATATGTGGCGCAAAGATCCTGTTCAAATGCCATCAATTAATCATTTGCCATTGGAGGAAATTACCTATGCCGAAAGGTTAAAGGAATTTGGTTATTATAATATGTTTATTGGAAAATGGCATTCTGGTACCGATAAATATCACCCCATTCATCAAGGTTTTGATGCCCAGTATGGAACCAGTAATTATGGTCATCCCAAAGGGTATTATCAGCCTTTCTTTGGCAAAGGAAATCCTTTGAGTAATATTGGAGATGATCAGTATCTAACAGATGTCTTAACGGATGAAGCTGAGCGTTTTATTAGTAGTTATCATAAAAATAAGCCTTTCATGCTTAACCTCTGGTATTATAATGTGCATGGACCTCATCATGGACGTAAAGATTTGGTTGATAAGTATAAAGCTAAAGGAATGGATTCGAAATACGCAGAATATGGCGCCATGGTGGAAGCTATGGATGAATCTGTAGGGCGCGTAAGGGCTGCTCTTGAAAAAAAAGGGATCGCGGATAATACGGTTATATTATTTACCTCTGATCAAGGTGGTTATTTTACAAATTATCCTTTGCGTGGAAAGAAAAATGGAGGATATACTTTAAATGAAGGTGGTGCTCGGGTACCATTTATAATGTACTATCCTGGTTTAACTAAGCCTGGCACCAAATGTCATATTCCTATACAAACTTTAGATGTATATCCAACGCTGGTAGAAATAGCTTCAGGGAAAGACCAAAAAGACAAACAAATAAATGGGGTGAGTCTGATGCCTTTGCTTAAAGGTGAGGCGTTAAATAAACGAGCATTGTATTTCCTTAGATCATATGAAGATCAGTATTCAGCTATTATTGAGGGCGATTGGAAGCTGATTAAATATCACAGTGGCAATGTGCAATTGTATAATGTAAAAGAGGATATGGGAGAAGTGAGCAACTTGGTTTTTGTTTATCCAAAAAAAACCAAGGAACTTAAAAAGAAATTGGATGCTTGGGAGGTAGAAGCTGTGCCTGATTTTACTAATTCTTTGAGTAACTAA
- a CDS encoding sulfatase-like hydrolase/transferase, giving the protein MKKIFIVYILCIAATLSFAQDKPNIIWIMAEDMSLDLECYGMKAVKTPHLNQLASEGIRFDNCFVTNPICSPSRSAMMTGTNQVKINAHHHRSNRDVPLSEPYKPFTYWLRKAGYTCILGHHGVMKKGRKIDVNFQHTAIGSWDGKQNFGLFDKYDTIMTADQPFFAQIQLVVTHRGDWWNEVRQQSFHRVDPNEVELPKYLADDPVIRMDWAKYLDQVEYMDGEVGMIMEELKEKNLLDNTLVIFIGDNGRCNIRGKGYLYDSGLRIPCIMYYPTALKGGAVRKDVVCATDITATILDFAGIEVPSYMTGKAIFDKHFRREYVYSARDLWDEVEEKMRSVTSGKWKYIRNDMPEKPWDAHQAYLEFYRPAVHVMRSLKNEGKLNEKESLFFADNKPVEELYDLENDPQELHNLALEVSYSAVLEKLRKITARYDKKMLSVDHTYHPIVPNSVDVLKWVQANKPLQYEEMQKGVEIGFKKMSEEYKAYKKHTK; this is encoded by the coding sequence ATGAAAAAGATATTTATCGTCTATATATTATGTATAGCCGCTACGCTATCCTTTGCGCAGGATAAACCAAATATTATTTGGATCATGGCAGAGGATATGAGCTTAGATTTGGAATGTTATGGAATGAAGGCGGTGAAAACGCCTCATTTGAACCAATTGGCTAGTGAGGGGATTCGCTTTGACAATTGTTTTGTTACAAATCCTATTTGTTCACCCAGTCGATCTGCTATGATGACGGGTACCAATCAGGTGAAGATCAATGCGCATCATCATCGAAGTAATCGAGATGTTCCATTGTCTGAGCCCTACAAGCCCTTTACTTATTGGCTTCGTAAAGCTGGATATACATGTATTCTTGGTCATCATGGAGTGATGAAGAAGGGACGGAAAATCGACGTGAACTTTCAACATACGGCCATAGGATCCTGGGACGGTAAGCAGAATTTTGGATTGTTTGATAAGTATGATACAATAATGACAGCAGATCAACCTTTTTTTGCTCAAATTCAGTTGGTAGTGACCCATCGGGGTGATTGGTGGAATGAGGTTCGTCAACAGTCTTTTCATAGGGTAGATCCAAATGAGGTTGAATTACCCAAGTACTTGGCTGATGATCCGGTCATTAGAATGGATTGGGCAAAATATCTCGATCAAGTGGAATATATGGATGGCGAGGTTGGTATGATCATGGAAGAGCTGAAAGAAAAGAACTTACTGGATAATACTTTGGTTATTTTTATTGGTGATAATGGACGCTGTAATATTCGGGGAAAGGGTTATTTATATGATTCAGGTTTACGTATCCCATGCATCATGTATTATCCAACAGCTTTAAAAGGAGGAGCTGTGCGTAAAGATGTAGTATGTGCTACGGATATTACTGCCACTATTTTAGATTTTGCAGGTATTGAAGTGCCTTCATATATGACAGGCAAGGCCATTTTTGATAAGCATTTCAGACGAGAGTATGTTTATTCGGCACGAGATCTTTGGGATGAAGTGGAAGAAAAAATGCGTTCTGTGACCTCTGGGAAATGGAAATATATAAGGAATGACATGCCTGAAAAACCTTGGGATGCTCATCAGGCTTATCTTGAATTTTATCGCCCGGCAGTGCATGTGATGCGATCACTAAAAAATGAAGGTAAGTTGAATGAGAAAGAATCTTTGTTTTTTGCTGATAATAAGCCTGTGGAGGAGCTGTATGACTTGGAGAATGATCCGCAGGAATTACATAACCTAGCATTAGAAGTATCTTATTCTGCTGTACTTGAAAAATTAAGGAAGATAACGGCAAGGTATGATAAAAAAATGTTGTCTGTGGATCATACATATCATCCTATTGTCCCAAACAGTGTTGATGTGCTGAAATGGGTACAAGCCAATAAACCTTTGCAGTATGAAGAAATGCAAAAAGGGGTTGAGATCGGTTTTAAAAAAATGAGTGAGGAATATAAAGCTTACAAAAAACATACAAAATAG